A genomic segment from Candidatus Obscuribacterales bacterium encodes:
- a CDS encoding CheB methylesterase domain-containing protein → QKKGSVNAIAFKNELFRLCVLAYHAKQDGAFKRIEIRNPAKKSAALADLVYEAECIAIGASTGGPVALREVLSDLPVNAPPIVVAQHMPVNMGPSILRGLSSSLSSPVRMADDGVALERGEIYLAPPSVITSVVRRLGRLVFRHEVEPPDATLTPMIDPLMQSIATTCKSKAVGVILTGMGKDGSEGLLAMKNQGAWTIIQDEKTSVVFGMPKQAVLVGAVCEVAPLPSIRERMLLASAKKQSVA, encoded by the coding sequence CAAAAGAAGGGCTCGGTAAATGCGATTGCATTTAAGAACGAATTATTTCGCCTTTGTGTGCTTGCCTATCATGCGAAGCAAGACGGCGCGTTCAAGCGTATAGAGATCCGTAATCCGGCGAAGAAAAGCGCGGCGTTAGCAGACCTAGTGTATGAGGCGGAGTGTATTGCGATCGGAGCTTCTACAGGCGGTCCCGTTGCATTGCGGGAGGTGCTAAGCGACCTACCCGTAAACGCTCCTCCCATCGTCGTGGCGCAGCATATGCCAGTAAATATGGGACCATCGATTCTGCGGGGGCTAAGTAGCAGTTTGTCGAGTCCAGTTCGCATGGCTGATGATGGCGTTGCCTTGGAGCGGGGAGAAATTTACTTGGCACCACCATCAGTAATTACTTCAGTTGTGCGGAGGCTAGGTCGCCTCGTATTCCGCCACGAAGTAGAACCACCGGACGCAACTTTGACTCCCATGATTGATCCCCTAATGCAGTCGATCGCGACGACTTGTAAGAGCAAGGCTGTGGGCGTGATTCTTACCGGGATGGGCAAGGATGGCTCAGAGGGTTTGCTTGCTATGAAGAACCAGGGGGCGTGGACTATTATTCAGGATGAGAAGACATCTGTTGTATTTGGTATGCCGAAGCAGGCTGTTCTAGTGGGAGCGGTTTGTGAAGTCGCTCCCTTGCCGTCCATTCGTGAGCGTATGCTATTAGCTTCTGCTAAAAAACAGAGCGTAGCCTAA